One Etheostoma cragini isolate CJK2018 chromosome 6, CSU_Ecrag_1.0, whole genome shotgun sequence DNA window includes the following coding sequences:
- the LOC117946808 gene encoding macrophage mannose receptor 1-like yields MDCLTLILLVLGFSLHSCSRFPPRKYYYVNLAMNWANAQLYCREKYSDLATITSMDDVSRLQPAFTYSWAWIGLADDPKSWRDSMGNDSNSWRSSATGETSKTGYKNWSGNIPSSTNGNENCVHMCSDGTWNDFPCGSYQSFVCYYVTNENKKTYVFISTLKTWTNARDYCRKYYTDLPMIENNVENTAVFSTKPANAEPWIGLYRVPWTWSDKTQSSFTNWLTNSPENYGGTQYCNAENPLHEWNDITCSAKFPFICHQVFKLKTTVRMTLKTRADLTDPATNSQILQQIEAELKRRGWTDFKMRWMIQPKKFENAKLTELPSF; encoded by the exons ATGGATTGCTTGACTCTGATTCTGCTCGTCCTTG GATTCAGCCTCCACTCCTGCTCTCGATTCCCCCCCCGTAAGTACTACTATGTTAACTTGGCTATGAACTGGGCTAATGCTCAGCTTTACTGCAGAGAGAAATACTCAGACCTGGCGACCATTACAAGCATGGATGATGTAAGCAGGCTACAACCTGCTTTCACCTATTCATGGGCATGGATCGGACTGGCAGATGACCCCAAATCCTGGAGGGATAGCATGGGCAATGATTCCAACTCCTGGAGATCGTCAGCGACTGGTGAAACAAGCAAAACCGGTTACAAGAACTGGTCTGGAAACATTCCATCAAGtacaaatggaaatgaaaactgTGTGCACATGTGCTCCGATGGAACATGGAATGATTTTCCCTGTGGATCATACCAAAGTTTTGTTTGTTACTATG ttacaaatgaaaataagaaaacctATGTGTTCATCTCAACTTTGAAAACGTGGACCAATGCCCGTGACTACTGCAGAAAATACTACACAGACTTACCAATGATCGAGAACAATGTAGAAAACACGGCGGTCTTTTCCACAAAACCAGCCAATGCTGAACCTTGGATTGGTTTGTACCGAGTGCCGTGGACTTGGTCCGACAAAACCCAAAGCTCCTTCACAAACTGGCTAACTAACTCCCCAGAAAACTATGGTGGTACCCAGTACTGTAACGCTGAGAATCCTCTCCATGAATGGAATGACATTACGTGTTCAGCCAAATTCCCTTTCATCTGTCATCAAG TTTTCAAATTGAAGACCACTGTGAGGATGACATTAAAGACCAGAGCTGACTTAACAGATCCAGCTACCAACTCCCAGATCCTCCAACAG ATCGAAGCAGAGCTAAAAAGACGTGGCTGGACTGACTTCAAGATGCGATGGATGATCCAGCCCAAAAAATTTGAGAATGCGAAACTCACAGAACTGCCGAGCTTTTAA